The DNA window CTCTCAGTTGCTCAGCAAAGCAATCCTACTGCATCACTCCTGTACATGTGGTTGAATCGCAAACCtaaacctttttattatttgaatcgGTCTATCCAAAGGGTACCAAAAGGAGGGTACCGAGCGTGCACCAATCAAGCCTCAATAACATCCTGAGATTCATTTACACAAATAATAAAAGCCGCAGAAAGATCAATATCCAGGTAAAATGAAGCCATACTCGTAATTATTCAATGGCAGCAAAGGATTTTAGTAAGAAAGCTTCCAAAtacaaaattaactaaattgaaACAACTGTGCATTAGTTTCCCAAGTTATATCAAGAAATAATCCCGGAGAATGTCTGCTATATCTTGCTAGTGGTTTCCCAATTTCATTACTCGCCCACCACCAAAATAATATAGCAAAAAAAGTGTCTCTGCACAGTATCCATCCACAATTTTTCTGTAAGAATCAAGTACAATTGAGTTCCACCATTACAAGAAGTTTCTCACAAGTATGAGAAAGCAAGAATCCAAAGAAAGAAGGTTGCACCGTTATCTTTGAAATCTCAGAGCAATTTCCATCAAGCAGAGTGCCTTGCAGAAGCCGAAATATTCCTCAAGTCTACAGACCATATAAACATATGTGTGGATTTTTCCACTACATTCACAAACGTGACCacataaaaacaatcattaagTTCACACAAGACAGGGAAGGGATTGTTATTCAATCATGATGGATGACCTTGTTGAGCATAAGATTCAATCTGGATGAAAACAAAGAATTCAATAACTCATTTACAGTACTTTTACAACTagaattaaatcaagaaaaataataagagtttagAACTGCAAGACCTCGATCTATCCTTTCCATccaaatcaaatggtgaaattaGAAACAAAGGACACGATTAGATCAGTTGAAACAATCACAGGAAAAGTGTGGTGACTGTGATTAAAACGTGAAAGAGCTTAGAACTGCTAGAAAACCACGGTACCCTTTTCATCTATGATCCTTTATCTTGAAAGATTCAATTTCTCCTGGTACAGTTTCAATATCTGGGTAGATTCAGCACGCTGATTTATGAACTGCTGCAGGAACTTATTTTCAGATGCAATGAAGAATGTAGTGCTTCTGAAACTCTTCTCAATCAAACCTTGAGACACTAGAAATTGCAAAACCAAAGCCCTTGGAGTGAGCCTCTTTTCCAAGCTATACGAGACAAGTGTTGGGTTTTTGGCAATAAAAGAAGATTCCCAGCCCAATTTGTTGACAAAAAGATCCATCACTGCCACAACTTTCTCTTCAGATAGGGTCATAAACCATGGAGACTTTGCAAATGCTGCAAGAATCTCTTCATGGGACAAACCCCATCTCCTATAtacatcaattttcttttcccatGTGGATCTGCTCATGGACGTCAATGCTAGGATCGCAACGACAAATTGAGTCTTGCAAGGATCTAATCCCATTTTCCTCACTTTGCACAGCACCATGTTAAATTTCTTTGGACTCAACAACAATGTTTTAGGGTGGCTACGAACTAGCATAACAATATTCTTGTCAGGCACTCCATTATCTCGCAAAATCTGGGAAATATATTTCACAGTAACAGGATTAAGTTGAAGAACAAGAGGAGTACTTTTGAATACTTGAACAATGGTATCATTTGGGAaccaatttttcaaaaaatcaaaagtaggGACTAGCTGGTTTTCTAAGCTGCATCTCAAAATCCAAGGGTAGAAGGATATGATTTTAGCAACATCAGCGGTTGAAACACCTTTAGAATACAAAAACTCAAGTTTGGGTAAAAGGGTTTTGTCAGGATTGTACAAAAGCAGTTCAGGGCATTTTCTGGTAAGTTTTAAAGTTTGGTTCTCTGAGAAGCCATGGTCCTTGAAGAAGCTAAGTAAAGAATCGGGTTTATGTGGGATTTCATAATGGACACGTTTAGAAGCTTCTAATGCAGATTTGAGAGAAAACCCACATTTGTTAACGAGGTAAGAAACAGTAAATGAGTGTCGATTTGCATTTCCATTGCTTTTGCTTGATGAGACGTGTCTAAGAGATGATAATAACGAAGGGTTTTCGAGAAAATAGTGTTGTCTATGATTTGTTGAAGCTCTTACAGAACTCCCTAACATTCTGCATGTGGATTCAAACAACGGAAATGAAGCTTGAGGAATACAAAGCTACTTACCTCTCTTTCAATCTTGATTTTACAGCTCTACCTCTACACGTTTAGGACATATCAGCAGAGAACGGGGCGAATCGGTGTCGATGGACATGTCAGACCCACAAACCAATCCTCttctgtttctcttttctttaagATAAGGTGAAAAAGTCACCAAAATGTAGACCTTTGAAAGGATTCTTGGCCATAAAGTGAggattttccatgaaaattataGGTCATCAACGGCACAGATGTTGATGTCATTTGTTCTTccatttattgaatttgaagaTGGCGTTTCAAATCCGTTACTTTTGACTGATTTTTCTAAGAGATATTGTCTTCTATCCATTCTACTATTAtggttattaaaaaacttaacaatCTACAAAACTATTATGGTTATAAAATAtgtatgaaaaattttaaaattttatcgtttttatataaataaaaatatatttttaaattttttaataaagaatttttaaaatgttttttttattcttctcaaattttaaagaaaaaaaacatgtatatttaGTATTGACTCGATATCTTACAATGTAAATCTacaattcaaatattaaataaaatgattagaaaaatatatgagggatccacaaataattttataataatcccCCCATTCTTGTAGCGCATGGGGGCCATTATAGTGGCAAAAAAAGTCAATCACTTACTCGCCTGATAGGGAAGGTGCGCTATAGGGTGATTTTGTCACATCTATTAGGGTGACAAATTTTGTCATTTGAGTAGCGGTTCAATGACAATTGatcttttctcttctcccattattttctctttcctaGGCTTTGGTATTCGTgcagagtttttaaaaaatcaattatgtcattcaatttgtatttgtatttattttttatttgatccttattttttatttttatttttattaaatttgatgcttctttaagtttattttgtttttaatttcatccctcattaatctcattatattttttttatccaatatagtactcattcttttgattgctatttctttatctttttcattatatatatatatatatatatatatatatatatatattgtcctaggtagtttaatttaattttatttggttttcaattttggtccttaattttttagtttatttatttatttattttgtttttcattttaatccctaattagtttctttcaattatttttgtgcatgatttagtccttattattattattattattttatttttatgatttgagatctttctttttgaatttatcTTGTCAACCTTTTACAGGATAATTTGAGTCTCATGAATTATTGATCCTTGagcttgttttattaaatattatttaaaaatagctGCACATATTAGTACATGATGAATTATCCTGAGTACGAGATGGTAaagttaacctgagttaacttgtattttcttattaagttttttttttattatttatttaactttggtATTTTTTGCTAAGTGCTTCTTTTGggagtttgattttatttccttgatttgtttatgagtttgttttatttttaatttgcccttgaactttgtaattttttttgttttgttttttttttatttggttattataATAGCGAATTGGtaaagttaactcgagttagctcagttttttttttttttgaagtttttttgttgaactttgttgtttttgctaggtacttcttttgaattttttttttaattccaatcTTATATAGCGGTTGTGAGTTTATCAAGTTAGATCGAGTTGACTCGGGTTTTCTTCTTTGCCATTatgttttttgattatttttttatattaagttattagatcttgaactttatgattttttttatttttctttccatgtgttgttttgattttatatctcGAGTTATGCTTTAATAAATTTAACTGATTTAtcttggattattattatttaaatattattttttttctttgaaaaaatttagatCAACCCCCCGCATAATATGGGTTACTTATAATAAGAACTCaatcaagataaattatttttaaccgaaaaaaaaaaataaaattacactgCTGATTGCAGAACAATGAATTTAGCTGCATTACTTTATCCACATGgctttgcgtttttttttttttttttttttaattataattataattataattataatatgctTTATTGGTAGGGAGGGGCCTAGACCTAGTCCAAGTTCAAAACACtgcagaagaaagaaagaaataaataaaagaacggAGAAACCCTCCCTTTCTGTACTCTAAACAGACACTTCACATTCCAAGCAGCCATCACTGTAACTTTCGGCAACCTTGTCTTCTCCTCGTTTGAGCCCCAGATTTTTAGAGAAATGGCTGCCAGTTTCGTTTCTAAATGCTCTCGTGGTGCGTGAATCCCTATTACTCTGTTAgggtttcctttctttcatttcatttatgcGAGTTTCTGTGGTGCGGTGTTGTGCACATTTTTTATAGCTTGATTTTCTGTGGAGCTTGGATGTTCATTTTAGGAGAATATACAATATTAGGATTCAACATGtctttgtaggttttttttttactctgggGGTTTTAGATTCAAATCCATGCTCAAGGCAAGCAGCTATCTGAAGCTCAAAAGGCTTGGGTTGTGTGCATCTTAAGCTTTTTGATGAGACTATAAGTTGTCTGCTTGTTTTCAGTTGAATTAGGTATCCTTAGGAGACATTTAGCTTGGGTTTTAGGTTTCGATAATGGAGACCTTGAAGTCCTAAATTGATTCCTTTTCAACTTCTTCATGTTGGTTGGATGTATTAGAAATATGTACTTGAAGTCCTAAAGTTACCATGATACATAGAATGCTGCAGTTAGTGGAATTATGATGTAGCTTTATTTCACCTCGTGCAACACGGGGCACTTGGATTTGGGGGATCATAATAGTGATGCTTAAGGACGATTTGTGTTGGACAGCTTTGTTACATTTTAAGAACAATGAAAGTCTGCCATGTTCTATAACTTCCCAAGGCTGTATTTACTGTAACTGTCACACAGTTATTCACTTGAGCTATAATAGCATGGAAAATTATTGGTTCATTTGGTATGGAGTAGTGATGGCTTgctccttaatttttttttttcttgccaagtagatatgaaaataaattacgCATGAGACAGCCAGCCAAATATGGatattttttagctttcttGAGCATTTTTTGtacttgtttaattattttaacttctTGGTGATGCTATTTCCTTgatttcttttcatgaaaaccgAGAACTTAGTTTAGTTTGCATGATTAAGTAACAAAATTTTATGTATCCACttactatattttttgtatgatgTACTGGAACAAAACTAGGGGACTGTTCATTGTTCAGGGGCCTTGGTACCAATGTTTCTAATTTACTGAGCACAGCCACTCAAATGACATGGAGCAATTTCTTATCTCAGGTCAGATTATTTCTCTATGtactttgatttaatcaagtGTCTTCTATCATGGAAGTATCAGAAACCTGAGGTATATTTCCTATATACTTGAAAAGGTTGCATTTAGATGTGCAAGAAACTGTCAAGTAAAATGGCTTTTTTTACTGGGTTCTGAAATCGTGAAGGAGTTCTGCTATTTTCTATGTGAATGGCTGCTAGACTTGTTCTCCTGAAAAAGCCATGTTTCTCTCCCTTCGATTCAAGAGACTTACAATTGTGCCTAGTTTTCCTCGAGAGTACTTAAAACAAGGCGTTTCTTGCATGTTGAGGGACGTAGATTATCTCAACCAATGCCTAGCATTATCAGTTATTGCTAGGATCAGTTAATTTGCTTCTCTGTTATCTTCCTCATGATCATGGTCTGAATGTCCTGCTACACTTTTACAGCATCAAAGAACTTTCATACAGATGAGGACTGTTCTCAAGGTTGTGGATAACTCAGGAGCAAAAAAGGTGATGTGCATTCAACCTTTGAAGGGGAGGAAAGGGGCAAGATTGGGGGACACCATCATTGCCTCTGTAAAGGAAGCTGCTCCAAATGGAAAAGTGAAGAAAGGCGCGGTTGTGCGAGGTGTTGTAGTGCGTGCTGCAATGCAGCGTGGCCGTTGTGATGGGAGTGAGGTCAAGTTCGATGATAATGCAGTAGTGATTATTGACAAGCAAGGCCAGCCAGTGGGGAGCAGGGTTTTTGGGCCAGTTCCACATGAGTTGAGGAAGAAAAAGCATGTCAAGATCCTTGCTCTGGCAGAGCATATTGCCTGAGGTATGGATTACTTTGGTTTCTATGTTCTAGACATCTGGTAgaatttttcatttagaaaaaaaaggtaaatggGTAGAGTTTTTAAAAGAGAACAAAATTGTTCTATACTTTCATGGAGAATGTTATGGCATCCAGTGCTGAGCAACTAGTTATCGCAGCAAAAGTCATTGTTTTGCCCCTGGATTTAATTTGCATTAGGATCCTTCCTGTCCTAATTGAAGTGCTGGACACTGAGCACTGCAGCATGATTAAACTGTGGAATCATGGCTCTTTAGCAACTGAACTGCAAAAAAGAAAGTGGCGAGTCTTTAACATCTTGTTTTTCTTACAAGAAACTAATGAATCAAGGCAAGTTTTTATTCTTCCTGTCCATGAGAGGCTAGCTTCGCAAATCCTCAAATGGGTCACTAAGCAACCTGGTTGTAACTTGAATCTCTCTACACACTCTCCGtcactacacacacacacttcatCAGAGCTAGAATTTGTGAACCTTGTGATCTTTCTGGGTCAATTTTAGGACATCTTTCTCAGATGCATACTGgttcaaaatcttttttccaTGCTTCAATGAAAAATTGCCCCCCCATTGCAAGCCCAACCCTGTGAGGGAATCTCATGGATGGATCCCACAAATTCAATGGTTGAGATTTTTTCTACAACTGTTCTCAGGGAATATTTTGAATAAGATTTagcattattgtttttacaGAAATATCTTCAGCATTTAGAAAGTAATCACCTCCATCTTCCatctatttaaaaagtaatcaccTTCATTCTCCATTGTCTTTATTGATAAtcacttattaatataatatgacttccatttttattttaatatgctgttttcattttcttgaaacatgtaaataatatcaattttaatgtgttgttcAAGTAATACATGTAGTCTGACAACTATTGCTTTTAgtagtgttttttgtttgcttgaaaaaacattaaattaatatttgaaaccTAGTAAATATGAatgaataagataaaataaaaactcctGATTGAGAAATAATTGATAAGAAGCCGTAGCTTGAAGAAGTTTCCTGACAACTAGCAATTAGCATCATTCACAACCATTTTGGTTTTAGGAAATTCTAGACACACCCACACACAAGTAACACCTTGTCTGGATCATAGCAAGAAAAGCTATAACCAATATCTGTTTTTCTTTGGCATTAACTTAGAACCATGCACATCTAAAACATCTTTTACTAAGATTAATGTAGTTTTATGTAAACTTGTAGCATTAATTTCTAAATGAATGACTAAGTCAGGGATGCATTTTTAtgcatcacacacacacacacacacacacacacacacacacacacacacacacacatatatatatatatatatttatttatttttataaatggagaaaggaaaatataatgtttatgttttataaaataaattaaaaattatatggacTGATAAATTGAGAAATAGTTGCCATAGGTAACAAAATACTCAAacaagaaactttttttttttttatatagtaaaagtaaaaaatagatGCACGTGAAATATTTTACATCGGCTgctgttttcatttattttatcttagatGCTAATTGTTgttgctaataatatttttgtaaatgcatcatataaatataactaatttatataaaatatgaggAAAAAGTTTGGAGACAAATTATACGAATccctttaaattatttaaacttgtaaaaaaaatcaatcactatttaaaaataaagttaaaccaaatagttttgaaaaataagagagatgacattaatcaatattttaaaaaataatctaaaaaaaagaagaagagagagctAGGATAGGCTATCTCTTTGAATCATAAAGCATGACctatcataaaaaaaccaaggcGTGATGGGCTTGGTAGCTTATGCCCATGCATCTAAGAGGTCTTTGgcttgctttaatttttgtttttgttttttttttttttataaccgaGAAGTTGTCTGTTATGGCTAGTAACTTATCATCtgttagatatattttattagaaaatcgTGGTCCAGGTATTTGGACCACAAGAActagtttttcaacttggtttcacctaaaaatacctaaaaaatcttataaaaatttaagaaccttaataaatttttttctaacatcaAAACACcctctaataattaaaaacaaattaaaggaaTACAAAAACTTAATAGATCCCGATTGCTTTTTCTTGGCATGTTTATAAGGAAACACAACCTCCGTTGAAATCTAGTCTATTGacatagattgatttttttgatggCTAGATTATGATAATTCAagcattttctctctccttgaagtttttttatcaactttctCTCACATCTCTCAACAACCAAGGACATAAACctgaagaaaatgaagtttggattttcaaaacaaaaaggaCCATTGAATTTGAGGGATTAAACTGAAGTTttctatgaaaaattaaatagggcattttctgttcttttgttaaatatgattcttatttttatagtttttatttccaatcctaattaaatcttgattttgCATAACCAAAGACTAATTCATATTTGAATATCCATCAAAACTTAACACATGCAATTTaacacaaattgaaagaaatgaataaacaaatGATGGTATTGTAACttttgaggatgaaattgaaacgaTAAAATTTTGATggttgaaatggaaaaaaaatcacaatattcAAAATGAAGAAGGTAGTCCATAATGAATTATTCTTAGtgctaaaatgttttttctataatgatttacgaataaaaaaaacttaatggaccctaatgtattattttagtttataagaAAACACCACCTCAATTGAACTCCATTCGAGAAGACGGACATAAAGGTTAATTATTTTGGTGGCTGAAATATGGTCATCCAAGCATTTTTGCTCACAAAAATTTTCAGCAATGTCTTTCTCTTTCCTCGCTCAAACACAATGACCAATTCTTAAAGAAAATCAAGTTTGGTATCGAAACATAAATGTTTAGAATAACATGGatcaaataatagaaaattaaaatttgagagaTCAAATTGAAGTTTTCCACTACAAATCTAAATgaggatttttttgtttatcaaatttaatcgtTGTtcttataatttgtatttttaacaaaaattaaatcctAATTTTGCAAAATCAAAGACTAATTCATATTCGAATATCCATCAAAACTCATCATATACAAGAAAAtgcaaattgaaatgaaaaaaaaaccatggtaTTGTAACTTCTGAGGATGAGATTGCAAAGATTATAAGCTTGATggttgaaatggaaaaaaaatgcactATTCAAAATGAATAACGTGGTCCATAATGAATCAAttatacaatgttttttctataatgatttacaaataaaaaacttaacgGACCATGATATACTTTTCTGACATGTTTATAAGGAAACATCATCTTTATTAAACTCCACTCGAGAAGATGAATTAATTGATAcaaagattgatattttttgtagTTGAAATGTGGTCACTCGAGCATTTTCTCTCCTTAAAATTTTCCAACAACTTTATGTCACCTCTCTCAATACACAAGAATTGaaatgtaaataagataaagtttgatatcaaaacatgAATTCCCATAACAACAAACACCTAATGAtgggaaaattaaaatttgagagGTCAAACTAAAGTTTCCCTACTAAATCTAagtaggtaattttttttctttgtcaaatatggttctcatttttataatttatattttcaacccTAATTAAATCATGATTTTGCAAAATCATAACCCAATTCATATTGGAATATCCATCAAAACTCAACACATGAGATAatgcaaatagaaaaaaattattaataataaaaaaacaccatgGTATTGTATCTTTTGAGGGTGGAATTGCTAAGCTTAAAAACTTGATGgccaaaatggaaaaataaatagataatgcAGCCCACCATGACTTGTTCCTAATGCtaagtgttttttcttcattgatttacatatttgttttagtttattctctctctctctctctctacacacacacacacacttttcaCTCGCgcgctctctctcttctttctctgcaTGACTTGACAAGTTATAACTTGTTAACTTGACTTATTATGTAGAGTCATATATTGTGATAGAGTGATAACATGACCAACTCTAGGCATTTAGCAACTACTCACTGGAGTGTTATGTCTCTTTAGATGATAACAAAAGCTTCTAATTTACTTTGAGATATTATGTAAAGGGAGAAGGGACTTGGAGAATAGAGAATTAGGAAAACATATTCTTTATTTAAGAGGCTTTTCCTTTGGGTTCTACCCCCTTAAGGTTCTACCTTAAAACATTACACATAGCCTCTATATATACTACTTAGAGACTTTTGCTTACATCACTTATTACATCAGTAAACACTAACTAAAGCACACTCACATGACACTTATTTTAAATGACTTATGACATGATAAACACTAAACAAAAATGACAAGCTAGTACACATATTAATATCTGCTGATAATAGGTTCATGATCTGGAGAGAAATTCTAATATGAAAGGTTATCCTGATCATAAATAGTTTGCACTTGTAGGGCCAACATATAGTCATCTTTGGCAAGCATGTCCATCTCATGGGTTCTAGAAGTTTTGGTATTCCCAAAATTATCTGTTGGACTTATTTATTGCGGTACTGCATCTTCAAGTCATGAGGATGAGCATAATATTGAAGATCATACAGATCATAGTCAATTTTTTCGTTTGGATCTTATCCTTTAGGTCATATTTCATTAGGAATTATGTTGTTCTTAAGGCATATTGTTTTTTGCAATGTCTTGATGTCTTGGAGGTTAGTTAAGGGGTTGTCATACATGGAGTATGGATGGGTGCTGTATATTGCAGCCCGGGGAAAACTCATAATCAAATTGTCTGTTAAGGCTTTGAAGGGCATGTAAAATAGGAAAATAGAGAACAAATAGGCAAAAGCTTGCTTAACAGATTTATTATGAAGTGTACTGCAGTATACTTCAATCCAATAGGTCTATGCATTAGGCCATTTGGATTTTTCCTGTTGGAGAAGAGAGATCCATTGTGGGGGGTTGTAGAACCATGCAAGGAACTTTCAAGAATAGTTTAAAGAGTCCGCCGACCAAGATGTTCTGAGAAATCTGGAGATAAAGAAATTAGTGGGAAACTTGATAGCGATATGGTACAGGTGCAATAAATATCATAAGAAAAAGTAGAGTTCTTTGGGGAATAATCCAGCAGGTTTGAATGTGAAAAGGTGAATGAAAAGATATTTGAGACGGATGCctaaattttgaaaacaaagagaattcaTATCATAGTTAAGAAGAAGGTGGTCTTGAAGGCTAAAGAGTTTGTCTTTTGGCTGAAGGTTAAAGGTGTTGTTAAGAACAATATCTTGAGCAAGAGGAGGTAATTCATTTGCTGGGAATTCTGTTTCAGGTGGAGGAGGAAGCCATAAGAATCAATGGAAGTAATGTTTGTGATTTGGGTGGTCGGGAAGCATGTCCGGGATCAAGTTCTTGTTGCCTTTTATATGCTTGACGATGAAGGTGTACTTGGAAAACTACTTAACTAATCGCAAAAGTTGTGGATGAGGAAGCATCTTTTGCTTGAACtgtaatatttttgaaaatgaggAATAATCCATGACAACTGTGAAGTGATAAGCTGCTAGGTAGAACTCAAACTTTTAGATGACATATTTTACAGCTAAGATTTTCTTGAAAGTAGAGTGGTAGTGGGTTTCTGACTCCTTAAAAGACCTATTTTTATATCTACATTTATTTTGGTGGCCATCTTTGTCTTCGAGGAGTACAACACTCCAAAACTTGTCACTTGCATCTGTTTGGAGTATGTGCTGTCTTGTTGATGAAATGACTAAAATAGGTAAATTTTTCATGGctatctttaattatttgacAGCTTGTGCCTACTTTTCTGTCCAAGGagcattaactttttttagcATGAGTTGAAGTGGCATTGTCATCTTTACAACTCTAGGgataaaatttatgagatattAGACAATTCTCAAAAACTGTTGGACTTCCTTTCTCGTGAAAGGGATAACTGAAAACTTTTGGAGTTCTTCAATTATATGGACGCTAGGTGTATAAGCACTATCTTTGAAGATCatgcaaataaattttattttctttttacagaTGAGCatcttgcttttaaaaaatatgataccATGGTAGTGAACAATATCTGCAAATTGCTTTAATAAAGTAGAATGTGACTCCTCATCTTATGAGAAAAATAACACATCATTAATGTAGATTAAAACGGATTGAAACATGAGCTCAATTTCTTTCTTGCCATTTTACTTTTAGTGTAAAGTAACCACTTATGCTTGGAGAATGAATATGTGGTTGATAATGGTGAGGATTGAGATTTACTTCAtcctaaaaacatatataaaacagGTTTCTGCATGCCAGATTATCATTATCAATGGCGAGTCATGCTCTTTGGAATAAAAGTAACACcctcattatttcaaaaggtcaTGATTAAAGTATTTGAGCCCATGCTTCAATCCGCTTTAATCTACATTGATGATGTGTTACTTTTCTCACAAGATGAGAAGTCATATACTACTTTATTAAAGCAATTTGGAGATATTGTTCGCCATCATGGTATCATGCTTTCTGAAAGCAAGATGCTCATCTGTcaatagaaaataaagtttaCTAGTATGATCTTCAAAGATGGTCTTTATATATCTGGCACCTATATTGCTGAAGAACTTTAAAAGTTTTCAGATAGCTCATTCACAAGAAAGCAAGTTCAACAGTTTTTGAAAATTGTTCAATATCTTAGAAATTTTATCCCAAGAGTTGTAAAGATGACAATGCCACTTCAACTCATGCTAAAGAAAGATGTTGCTCCTTGGATAAAAAATCAGACTCAAGCTGTCAAACAATTAAAGACAACCACAAAAAAATTACCTATTTTAGTCATTTCATCAACAGGACAACGCATACTCTAAATTGATTTAAGTGACCAGTTAGGGAGTGTTGTACTCCTCGAAGACAAAGATGGCTACCACAATAAATGTGGCTATAAAAGTGGGTTTTTCAAAGAGTCAGAAATCTACTACCAATATACTTTCAAGGAAATCTTAGCTGTAAAGTATGGCATCCAAAAGTTTGAGTTTTACCTGGCAGCTTATCACTTCACAATTGTCATGGATTGTTCCTCATTTCCAAAAATGTTACAGTTTAAGCGAAAGATGCTTTCTCATCCACAACTTTTGCGATTAGCTAAGTGGTTTTCCAAGTACACCTTCATCGTTGAGCATATAAAAGACAAGAAGAACTTGATC is part of the Populus alba chromosome 10, ASM523922v2, whole genome shotgun sequence genome and encodes:
- the LOC118034524 gene encoding transcription termination factor MTERF15, mitochondrial, which translates into the protein MLGSSVRASTNHRQHYFLENPSLLSSLRHVSSSKSNGNANRHSFTVSYLVNKCGFSLKSALEASKRVHYEIPHKPDSLLSFFKDHGFSENQTLKLTRKCPELLLYNPDKTLLPKLEFLYSKGVSTADVAKIISFYPWILRCSLENQLVPTFDFLKNWFPNDTIVQVFKSTPLVLQLNPVTVKYISQILRDNGVPDKNIVMLVRSHPKTLLLSPKKFNMVLCKVRKMGLDPCKTQFVVAILALTSMSRSTWEKKIDVYRRWGLSHEEILAAFAKSPWFMTLSEEKVVAVMDLFVNKLGWESSFIAKNPTLVSYSLEKRLTPRALVLQFLVSQGLIEKSFRSTTFFIASENKFLQQFINQRAESTQILKLYQEKLNLSR
- the LOC118034523 gene encoding large ribosomal subunit protein uL14mz, with the protein product MAASFVSKCSRGDCSLFRGLGTNVSNLLSTATQMTWSNFLSQHQRTFIQMRTVLKVVDNSGAKKVMCIQPLKGRKGARLGDTIIASVKEAAPNGKVKKGAVVRGVVVRAAMQRGRCDGSEVKFDDNAVVIIDKQGQPVGSRVFGPVPHELRKKKHVKILALAEHIA